The following coding sequences lie in one Paracidovorax avenae genomic window:
- the hsdR gene encoding EcoAI/FtnUII family type I restriction enzme subunit R — protein MDKKNWSETDVCEKRISPAIASAGWDLIAQVLREYTLRAGRVVVRGNTAFRDKNSILRADYVLFHKPNVPLAVVEAKDPHHAVGAGMPQAIQYAELLGVPFSFASNGEGFVFRDTTLSDGVLERNLTLTEFPSPDELWAKYCVWKGWPPEVEQIASTDYAPSKTPRYYQLLAINRTVEAIAAGQKRVLLVMATGTGKTYTAFQIIHRLWKSPWLAGKAAGQKRILFLADRNILIDQTMVNDFRPFKGAMAKLSPNAKGVERIDAAGQPAVDNIVTAVSKSTKQVDKSYEIYLSLYQAVTGSDEERNIYKQFSPDFFDLIVVDECHRGSAAEDSAWRDILTYFSSAAQIGLTATPKETEDVSNIDYFGEPLYTYSLRQGIEDGYLAPYKVVRVDLDRDTFGWRPTEGMRDKFGHLIEDRIYTGADMNRKLVLEQRDAVVARKITEYLKATDRYAKTIVFCEDIEHAARMRQALSNANADICASQPRYVVQITGDNAEGKRELDNFIDPEKTYPVIATTSRLMSTGVDAQTCKVIVLDQTIRSMTLFKQIIGRGTRLREDLDKSWFTILDFKRATELFADEQFDGDPVQVYEPGPDEPLAPPFADPPAPPDATTPGWPSPGSDSDQGGASTSDEPRKYTVGHDVTVVVARERVQYLNAQGKLVTESLRDYTRINLRKQYESLDQFLQTWHQADRKAALLSELEAQGVMIDALAAEVGKELDPFDLLLHVAYDQPPLTRRERAQRVKKRNVFTQYGPTARKVLDALLDKYADEGVSTIESNEVFKLQPFAGLGSPVELVRSFGGRPQYLHALAALERELYFPTTSTGSTAGEGAPS, from the coding sequence ATGGACAAGAAAAACTGGAGCGAAACCGACGTTTGCGAGAAGCGTATCAGTCCGGCCATTGCCAGCGCAGGCTGGGACCTGATCGCCCAAGTGTTGCGCGAGTACACGTTGCGTGCCGGACGAGTGGTGGTGCGCGGAAACACAGCGTTTCGCGACAAGAACAGCATCCTGCGTGCGGACTACGTTCTGTTCCACAAGCCCAACGTTCCGCTGGCAGTGGTCGAAGCCAAGGACCCCCATCATGCGGTGGGAGCTGGAATGCCACAGGCAATCCAGTATGCCGAGTTGCTCGGGGTACCTTTCAGCTTTGCAAGCAATGGCGAGGGCTTCGTCTTCCGCGACACCACGCTCTCGGATGGTGTGCTGGAGCGAAACCTCACGCTCACCGAGTTTCCTTCCCCTGACGAACTGTGGGCCAAGTATTGCGTCTGGAAGGGCTGGCCGCCGGAGGTGGAACAGATCGCCAGCACCGACTATGCACCCAGCAAGACACCCCGCTACTACCAGCTTCTGGCCATCAATCGCACCGTCGAAGCCATCGCGGCTGGGCAGAAGAGGGTATTGCTTGTCATGGCCACCGGAACAGGCAAGACCTATACCGCGTTCCAAATCATTCACCGGCTGTGGAAGTCTCCGTGGCTGGCTGGTAAAGCGGCAGGGCAGAAGCGCATCCTGTTTCTGGCAGACCGGAACATCCTCATCGACCAGACCATGGTCAATGACTTCCGGCCGTTCAAGGGAGCCATGGCCAAACTCAGCCCCAATGCCAAGGGTGTGGAGCGCATCGATGCTGCGGGTCAACCGGCGGTGGACAACATCGTCACTGCGGTGAGCAAAAGCACCAAGCAGGTAGACAAAAGCTACGAAATCTATCTCTCGCTCTACCAGGCCGTGACCGGTTCGGACGAAGAGCGCAACATCTATAAGCAGTTCAGCCCGGATTTCTTCGATCTCATCGTCGTGGACGAGTGCCACCGTGGCAGTGCTGCGGAGGACTCGGCCTGGCGCGACATCCTCACGTACTTTTCCAGCGCGGCGCAGATCGGACTGACGGCCACTCCGAAAGAAACGGAAGATGTCTCCAATATCGATTATTTTGGCGAGCCGCTCTACACCTACAGCCTTCGCCAGGGGATCGAAGACGGCTACCTCGCCCCATACAAGGTCGTTCGCGTGGATCTCGATCGAGACACCTTCGGCTGGCGCCCCACGGAGGGCATGCGCGACAAATTCGGGCACCTGATCGAAGACCGCATCTACACCGGCGCGGACATGAACCGAAAGCTCGTGCTGGAGCAGCGCGATGCAGTCGTGGCCCGAAAGATCACGGAGTACCTGAAAGCCACGGACCGTTACGCGAAGACCATCGTGTTCTGTGAAGACATCGAACACGCGGCCCGCATGCGGCAGGCATTGAGCAACGCCAATGCCGACATTTGCGCTTCCCAGCCGAGATACGTGGTGCAGATCACGGGGGACAATGCCGAGGGCAAACGCGAGCTGGACAACTTCATCGATCCGGAAAAAACCTATCCGGTGATCGCCACCACGTCCAGGCTCATGAGCACGGGTGTGGACGCGCAAACATGCAAGGTGATCGTGCTCGATCAGACCATCCGGTCCATGACGCTCTTCAAGCAGATCATTGGCCGAGGAACCCGTTTGCGGGAAGACCTGGACAAGAGCTGGTTCACCATTCTCGACTTCAAGCGGGCTACGGAATTGTTCGCGGACGAGCAATTCGATGGTGACCCAGTGCAGGTGTACGAACCGGGGCCTGATGAGCCATTGGCACCTCCGTTTGCAGACCCCCCAGCTCCGCCTGATGCAACCACTCCCGGCTGGCCATCACCTGGTTCCGACTCTGACCAGGGAGGTGCGAGCACTTCGGACGAACCACGGAAATACACGGTGGGCCACGATGTGACCGTGGTAGTGGCCCGAGAGCGTGTGCAATACCTCAACGCCCAGGGCAAACTGGTGACGGAGAGCTTGCGCGACTACACGCGCATCAACCTGCGCAAACAATACGAATCGCTGGACCAGTTCCTGCAGACATGGCACCAGGCCGACCGCAAGGCGGCATTGCTGTCCGAACTGGAGGCACAAGGCGTGATGATCGATGCGCTGGCCGCGGAGGTGGGTAAGGAACTCGATCCTTTCGACCTGCTGCTGCACGTGGCCTACGATCAGCCTCCGCTCACCCGCCGCGAGCGTGCACAGCGTGTGAAGAAGCGCAACGTTTTCACGCAGTACGGTCCCACGGCCCGCAAGGTGCTGGACGCGCTGCTCGACAAATATGCCGACGAAGGTGTCTCCACCATCGAAAGCAATGAGGTGTTCAAGCTTCAGCCGTTTGCCGGCCTTGGCAGCCCAGTGGAACTGGTGCGAAGCTTCGGCGGCCGCCCACAGTACCTTCATGCGCTCGCCGCGCTGGAGCGTGAACTGTATTTCCCCACCACGTCAACCGGCAGCACTGCTGGAGAAGGCGCACCATCATGA
- the rtcR gene encoding RNA repair transcriptional activator RtcR — MPKRNVVIGFIGTQLDSGLGAGRWAKWRPTVSLVQHEDMLVDRMELLYATKYAALAQTVVRDIADISPQTTVNLVPMDVADPWDFGEMYAALYDWVRGYRFDPAREQYWAHITTGTHVAQICMFLMVESRFIPGVLLQTAPPRKQESGHPGSYALIDLDLSRYDALAQRFSQARADAREFLKSGIATRNARFNALIDEIERVAVRSQAPILLTGPTGAGKSHLARRMFELKKSRHQVQGDFVEVNCATLRGDGAASTLFGHRKGAFTGAAADRAGLLRTAHEGVLFLDEIGELGLDEQAMLLKAVEEKRFFPMGSDKEVASNFQLIAGTNRDLRIDVAEGRFREDLFARINLWSYVLPGLARRPEDIEPNVDHLLARVAEEAGRAVRFSAEAKARYLQFARSPEATWNGNFRDLSASVTRMATLADGGRISTALVDAEIQRLRWLWQPAGALRHAQTGGSAAGLGGRGEGPYADLDQELDRLLPAGMARTLDLFDRLQLEAVVRVCRECATLSEAGRRLFDQSRTQRSVVNDADRLRKYLLKFGLGWEAVQG, encoded by the coding sequence ATGCCCAAGCGCAACGTCGTCATCGGTTTCATCGGCACCCAACTCGATTCCGGCCTGGGAGCGGGGCGCTGGGCCAAGTGGCGACCCACGGTATCGCTCGTGCAGCACGAGGACATGCTGGTGGACCGGATGGAACTGCTTTACGCGACCAAGTACGCGGCGCTGGCGCAGACCGTGGTGCGGGACATCGCCGACATCTCGCCGCAGACCACCGTGAACCTGGTGCCCATGGACGTGGCGGACCCGTGGGACTTCGGCGAGATGTATGCCGCCCTCTACGACTGGGTGCGCGGCTACCGTTTCGACCCTGCCAGAGAGCAGTACTGGGCGCACATCACCACGGGCACGCACGTCGCGCAGATCTGCATGTTCCTGATGGTGGAGTCGCGCTTCATCCCCGGCGTGCTGCTGCAGACCGCACCGCCCCGCAAACAGGAGAGCGGCCACCCCGGCAGCTACGCGCTGATCGACCTGGACCTCTCCCGCTACGACGCGCTGGCCCAGCGCTTCAGCCAGGCCCGGGCGGACGCACGGGAATTCCTCAAGAGCGGCATCGCCACGCGCAACGCGCGCTTCAATGCCCTCATCGACGAAATCGAACGCGTGGCCGTGCGATCGCAGGCGCCCATCCTGCTCACGGGCCCCACGGGCGCCGGCAAATCGCATCTGGCCCGGCGCATGTTCGAACTCAAGAAATCCCGCCACCAGGTGCAGGGCGACTTCGTGGAAGTGAACTGCGCCACGCTGCGCGGCGACGGCGCAGCGTCCACCCTGTTCGGGCACCGCAAGGGCGCCTTCACCGGCGCGGCGGCCGACCGCGCCGGCCTGCTGCGCACCGCGCACGAGGGCGTGCTGTTCCTGGACGAGATCGGCGAACTGGGCCTGGACGAACAGGCCATGCTGCTGAAGGCCGTGGAAGAAAAGCGCTTCTTTCCCATGGGCAGCGACAAGGAAGTGGCCAGCAACTTCCAGCTCATCGCCGGCACCAACCGCGACCTGCGCATCGACGTCGCTGAAGGGCGCTTCCGCGAAGACCTGTTCGCCCGCATCAACCTCTGGTCCTATGTGCTGCCGGGCCTCGCCCGGCGTCCCGAAGACATCGAGCCGAACGTGGACCACCTGCTCGCGCGCGTGGCCGAGGAAGCCGGCCGCGCCGTGCGCTTCAGCGCCGAGGCCAAGGCCCGTTACCTGCAGTTCGCGCGGTCGCCGGAGGCCACGTGGAACGGTAATTTCCGTGACCTGTCGGCCAGCGTGACCCGCATGGCGACACTGGCGGACGGGGGGCGGATCTCCACCGCCCTGGTCGATGCGGAGATCCAGCGCTTGCGGTGGCTCTGGCAGCCGGCGGGGGCGTTGCGCCATGCACAGACAGGGGGCTCAGCCGCGGGCCTCGGGGGCCGTGGCGAAGGCCCGTATGCCGACCTGGATCAGGAGCTGGACCGCCTGCTGCCCGCTGGCATGGCCCGCACGCTGGACCTGTTCGACCGCCTGCAGCTGGAGGCTGTCGTGCGCGTCTGCAGGGAGTGCGCGACGCTGTCGGAAGCGGGGCGCCGGTTGTTCGACCAGTCGCGTACGCAGCGGTCGGTTGTCAATGATGCGGACCGGCTGCGGAAGTATTTGCTCAAGTTCGGGTTGGGGTGGGAGGCGGTGCAGGGGTAG
- a CDS encoding RNA-binding protein, with protein sequence MVNTQLFQTLKARLLPDATACNAAQAPAYAFGPRHQLAQLAATGCLSRTFYADAQDQLDQVTALARALEPSFLARTALYARESGHMKDMPALLAAHLAVRDVALLGQVFGRVVDNGKMLRNFVQIVRSGAVGRKSLGTRPKKLVQQWLLTASEKQLLNAAVGNTPSLADVVKMVHPKPAEAWRAAWFAWLLGKPVDEAALPPITQAFERFKRESAQGLATDVPDVPFQMLTALELGPAQWAQIARAGSWQMVRQNLNTFARHGVFGLPGMAEAVAAKLADPQAVAKARVMPYQLLSAFKAAGDAVPEAVRDALQDAMELSLAHVPALQGRVVVCPDVSGSMGSPVTGYRGTATSRVRCIDVAALVAAAVLRRNPQARVLPFEQEVVKLRLNARDSVMTNAQALASIGGGGTNCSAPLALLNRERAAVDLVILVSDNESWVDARRHGATRTMLEWEALKQRNPQARLVCIDIQPNATTQAAERSDILNVGGFSDAVFGMVGHFAAGTLDAEHWVGEIEKMPLAAQ encoded by the coding sequence ATGGTCAACACGCAACTCTTCCAGACGCTCAAGGCACGCCTGCTGCCCGACGCCACGGCGTGCAATGCGGCCCAGGCGCCCGCCTACGCCTTCGGCCCGCGGCACCAACTCGCGCAACTGGCCGCCACGGGTTGCCTGAGCCGCACCTTCTATGCGGATGCGCAGGACCAACTCGACCAGGTAACGGCGCTGGCCCGCGCGCTGGAGCCCTCTTTCCTCGCCAGGACGGCGCTGTATGCCCGCGAATCCGGACACATGAAGGACATGCCCGCCCTGCTGGCCGCGCACCTCGCGGTGCGCGACGTGGCCCTGCTGGGCCAGGTGTTCGGCCGGGTGGTGGACAACGGCAAGATGCTGCGCAATTTCGTGCAGATCGTGCGCAGCGGGGCCGTGGGCCGCAAGTCGCTGGGTACGCGGCCGAAGAAGCTGGTGCAGCAATGGCTGCTGACGGCGTCCGAGAAGCAGCTGCTGAATGCCGCCGTGGGCAACACGCCTTCGCTGGCCGACGTGGTGAAGATGGTCCATCCCAAGCCGGCCGAGGCCTGGCGTGCGGCGTGGTTCGCCTGGCTGCTCGGCAAGCCGGTGGATGAAGCGGCGCTGCCGCCCATCACCCAGGCGTTCGAGCGCTTCAAGCGCGAAAGCGCCCAGGGCCTGGCGACCGACGTGCCGGATGTTCCGTTCCAGATGCTGACCGCACTGGAGCTGGGCCCGGCGCAGTGGGCGCAGATCGCCCGGGCGGGGTCGTGGCAGATGGTGCGCCAGAACCTGAACACCTTTGCGCGGCATGGCGTGTTCGGGCTGCCCGGCATGGCCGAGGCGGTGGCCGCGAAGCTGGCCGACCCGCAGGCGGTGGCGAAGGCGCGGGTGATGCCGTACCAGTTGCTGTCCGCCTTCAAGGCGGCAGGCGACGCGGTGCCCGAGGCGGTGCGCGATGCACTGCAGGACGCGATGGAGCTGTCGCTGGCCCACGTGCCGGCCTTACAGGGCCGGGTGGTGGTGTGCCCCGATGTGTCGGGTTCGATGGGTTCGCCCGTGACGGGCTACCGGGGGACGGCGACGTCCCGCGTGCGGTGCATCGATGTGGCCGCCCTCGTGGCTGCCGCCGTGCTGCGCCGCAACCCGCAGGCCCGCGTGCTGCCGTTCGAGCAGGAGGTGGTGAAGCTGCGGCTCAACGCCCGCGACTCGGTGATGACCAACGCCCAGGCGCTGGCCTCCATCGGTGGCGGCGGGACGAACTGCAGTGCGCCGCTGGCCCTGTTGAACCGTGAGCGCGCCGCCGTGGACCTGGTGATCCTGGTGTCGGACAACGAGTCCTGGGTGGACGCACGGCGCCATGGCGCGACGCGGACGATGCTCGAGTGGGAGGCGCTGAAGCAGCGCAACCCGCAGGCGCGGCTGGTGTGCATCGACATCCAGCCGAATGCGACGACGCAGGCCGCCGAGCGCAGCGACATCCTGAACGTCGGGGGATTCTCCGACGCGGTGTTCGGGATGGTCGGCCACTTCGCCGCAGGTACGCTGGACGCAGAGCACTGGGTAGGAGAGATAGAGAAGATGCCGCTGGCCGCGCAGTAG
- a CDS encoding RtcB family protein yields MSKTNYQLQEVPGGVPVKMWTQGVPVEDEARQQLANAARLPIVFKHIAAMPDVHLGIGATVGSVIPTLKAIIPAAVGVDIGCGMMAAKTTLRAEDLPDNLGPLRSAIEQAVPHGSAPRHRGRDPGSWEQPPEAVDQAWATLADEFEALCELHPRLKNTNNHKHLGTLGTGNHFIEVCLDEAGFVWFMLHSGSRGVGNAIGTHFIELAKKDAELHQRNLPDKDLAYFEEGARYFGDYVRGVSWAQKFAMKNREVMMDRLIATVRKAIPKPFEAHVEAVNCHHNYVQQERHFGQDVFVTRKGAVSARRGQMGIIPGSMGARSYIVRGLGNPESFESCSHGAGRVMSRTKAKKQFTVEDHARATAGVECRKDADVIDEIPMAYKDIDAVMAAQKDLVEVVHTLKQVVCVKG; encoded by the coding sequence ATGTCGAAAACGAACTATCAACTGCAGGAAGTGCCCGGCGGCGTGCCGGTGAAGATGTGGACGCAGGGCGTGCCGGTCGAGGACGAGGCCCGCCAGCAGCTGGCGAACGCGGCACGCCTGCCGATCGTGTTCAAGCACATCGCGGCCATGCCGGACGTGCACCTGGGCATCGGCGCCACCGTGGGTTCGGTGATCCCGACCTTGAAAGCCATCATCCCGGCCGCCGTGGGGGTGGATATCGGCTGCGGCATGATGGCCGCGAAGACCACGCTGCGCGCCGAGGACCTGCCGGACAACCTGGGCCCGCTGCGCTCGGCCATCGAACAGGCGGTGCCGCACGGGTCGGCCCCGCGCCACCGTGGCCGCGATCCGGGCAGCTGGGAACAGCCGCCCGAAGCCGTGGACCAAGCCTGGGCCACGCTGGCCGACGAGTTCGAGGCGCTGTGCGAGCTGCACCCGCGTCTGAAGAACACGAACAACCACAAGCACCTGGGCACGCTGGGCACGGGCAACCACTTCATCGAGGTCTGCCTGGACGAGGCCGGCTTCGTGTGGTTCATGCTGCACTCCGGCTCGCGTGGCGTGGGCAATGCCATCGGCACGCATTTCATCGAACTGGCGAAGAAGGATGCAGAGCTCCACCAGCGCAACCTGCCCGACAAGGACCTGGCCTATTTCGAGGAAGGGGCGCGGTACTTCGGGGACTATGTGCGGGGCGTTTCCTGGGCGCAGAAGTTCGCGATGAAGAACCGCGAGGTGATGATGGACCGGCTGATCGCCACCGTGCGCAAGGCGATCCCCAAGCCGTTCGAGGCGCACGTGGAAGCGGTGAACTGCCACCACAACTACGTGCAGCAGGAGCGGCATTTCGGGCAGGACGTGTTCGTGACCCGCAAGGGCGCGGTGAGCGCGCGGCGCGGCCAGATGGGGATCATCCCGGGCAGCATGGGCGCGCGCAGCTACATCGTGCGCGGCCTGGGCAACCCGGAGAGCTTCGAGAGCTGCAGCCACGGCGCCGGCCGCGTGATGAGCCGCACCAAGGCGAAGAAGCAGTTCACCGTCGAGGACCATGCCCGGGCAACGGCGGGGGTCGAGTGCCGCAAGGATGCCGACGTGATCGACGAGATCCCGATGGCCTACAAGGACATCGACGCCGTCATGGCCGCGCAGAAGGACCTGGTCGAGGTGGTGCACACGCTGAAGCAGGTGGTGTGCGTGAAGGGTTGA
- a CDS encoding nucleotidyltransferase domain-containing protein, producing MQEETVLSAHPVSDAMRATVLEQLSAIESRHQVAVLFACESGSRGWGFASPDSDYDVRFVYVHRLPWYLTVDAGRDVIEQPISGELDICGWELRKTLGLLADSNPTLLEWLRSPILYRQAHPWTERLRTLAEEGFSAVRGYHHYVSMAKRNLREHLQGETVRYKKYLYVLRPLLAARWIREGRGVPPMRFADLAARTLADPAVLDELNALLAVKMRAGESATSSRWPGIHAFIERELAEAMAHVPEATPKAGLRPQLDRYLQEAVRHFDPPA from the coding sequence ATGCAGGAAGAAACCGTTCTGAGCGCCCATCCCGTGTCGGATGCGATGCGGGCCACGGTGCTGGAGCAGTTGTCGGCGATAGAGAGCCGCCACCAGGTGGCGGTGCTGTTCGCCTGCGAATCCGGCAGCCGTGGATGGGGCTTCGCATCGCCCGACAGCGACTACGACGTGCGCTTCGTCTATGTGCACCGGCTGCCCTGGTACCTGACCGTGGACGCCGGCCGCGACGTCATCGAGCAGCCCATCAGCGGCGAACTGGACATCTGCGGCTGGGAACTGCGCAAGACGCTGGGGCTGCTGGCCGACTCCAACCCGACGCTGCTCGAGTGGCTGCGCTCGCCCATCCTCTACCGGCAGGCACATCCGTGGACGGAGCGCCTGCGCACGCTGGCCGAAGAGGGCTTTTCTGCGGTGCGGGGCTACCACCACTACGTGTCGATGGCCAAAAGGAACCTGCGCGAGCACCTGCAGGGCGAGACGGTCCGGTACAAGAAGTACCTGTATGTGCTGCGCCCCCTGCTGGCCGCGCGCTGGATCCGCGAGGGGCGGGGCGTTCCCCCGATGCGCTTCGCCGATCTGGCGGCGCGCACGCTGGCGGACCCGGCCGTGCTCGATGAGCTGAACGCGTTGCTGGCCGTCAAGATGCGTGCCGGCGAATCGGCGACGAGCTCGCGCTGGCCGGGCATCCACGCGTTCATCGAGCGGGAGCTGGCCGAGGCGATGGCCCACGTGCCCGAGGCCACGCCGAAAGCCGGCCT